One region of Dehalobacter sp. 12DCB1 genomic DNA includes:
- a CDS encoding MFS transporter, translated as MKKKKIISNIVLIGLVSMFVDMSTEMVYPLVPLFLTATLGASPAIVGVIEGSAESIASLLKVFSGYIGDVYHNKKRLAFAGYSASVIYKIFLILATSWFGVLVARVIDRTGKGIRTAPRDALVAQSSDKKKLGGSFGLHKMLDMAGSSLGALVAYIFVATNFGYHKAFLFSMIPAVIGIMIIFAIREDKSCEVPCEKLTLKGLKLDGKLKTYLAVIFVFCLGNSSNTFLLLKAQEQGFAASQVILLYLIFNVSASILAIPSGKLSDKFGRSRILVPGYLIYGFVYLGFALLSSKPAIVLLFIAYGAYNAFISGAERAFIAENSPTGLKGTVLGLYGMLQGIGLLLSSIIAGLMWDNINSSAPFLFGGILGVASAAIIQIILGSKPRKLNI; from the coding sequence ATGAAAAAGAAAAAGATTATATCCAATATTGTTCTGATCGGGCTTGTCAGCATGTTTGTGGACATGAGCACCGAAATGGTTTACCCGCTTGTTCCGCTCTTTTTAACAGCCACTCTCGGGGCATCTCCAGCAATCGTAGGAGTCATCGAAGGAAGCGCCGAGAGCATAGCTTCGCTTCTAAAGGTGTTCAGCGGTTATATTGGGGATGTGTACCATAACAAAAAACGCCTTGCCTTTGCAGGATATTCAGCGTCGGTGATTTATAAGATATTCCTTATTCTCGCAACCTCATGGTTTGGTGTTTTAGTGGCGAGAGTCATTGACCGTACCGGAAAGGGTATTCGAACCGCTCCGCGTGACGCACTTGTCGCACAGTCGAGTGATAAGAAAAAGCTCGGAGGTTCTTTTGGGCTACATAAGATGCTTGATATGGCGGGTTCGTCACTTGGCGCACTGGTTGCCTACATATTTGTTGCAACCAATTTTGGGTATCATAAGGCATTTCTGTTTTCCATGATTCCGGCAGTCATCGGAATCATGATCATTTTTGCAATCAGGGAAGACAAAAGTTGTGAAGTGCCCTGCGAGAAGTTGACCCTAAAAGGTTTAAAGCTGGATGGAAAGCTGAAAACATATCTCGCCGTAATATTCGTTTTCTGCCTCGGAAATTCATCAAACACATTTTTACTGCTGAAAGCACAGGAACAAGGCTTTGCAGCGTCGCAGGTCATTTTGCTTTATCTGATTTTTAATGTTTCGGCGTCTATACTCGCGATTCCGTCAGGTAAGCTGTCCGACAAATTTGGAAGGAGCAGAATCCTTGTTCCCGGATACCTGATTTACGGATTTGTATATCTTGGCTTTGCGCTTTTATCGTCAAAACCGGCAATTGTGCTGTTGTTTATTGCTTACGGCGCTTACAATGCGTTTATCAGCGGCGCGGAGCGGGCTTTTATAGCGGAAAACTCGCCAACAGGACTAAAGGGAACCGTGCTTGGCCTTTATGGCATGCTGCAGGGCATCGGCCTGCTCTTGTCATCAATCATAGCGGGCTTAATGTGGGATAATATCAACTCCAGCGCCCCGTTTTTGTTCGGCGGCATCCTTGGAGTTGCTTCCGCTGCCATCATCCAAATAATTCTTGGAAGCAAGCCGAGGAAACTGAATATTTAG
- a CDS encoding plasmid segregation centromere-binding protein ParR codes for MRKRYYLSFNMDDPRHREAEALVSRQGIRQRTDFVVSSILMANQAESVEQTVRRVIRDELRTLRLPQPPQPEQEVQLSDLPNSLINALEDL; via the coding sequence ATGAGAAAACGATACTATCTTTCGTTTAACATGGACGATCCGCGGCACCGAGAAGCCGAGGCATTGGTCTCCAGACAGGGTATTCGGCAGCGCACCGATTTTGTGGTTTCCAGCATTTTGATGGCAAATCAGGCAGAGTCTGTGGAGCAAACGGTGCGCCGGGTGATCAGGGACGAGCTGAGAACGCTTCGTCTGCCCCAGCCGCCGCAGCCGGAACAGGAGGTTCAACTGAGCGATCTCCCGAACAGCCTGATCAATGCGCTGGAGGATTTGTAA
- a CDS encoding O-acetylhomoserine aminocarboxypropyltransferase/cysteine synthase family protein: protein MKDETKCLHAGYYPQNAEPRVVPIVQSTTYVYDSTADVAAVFDDPMKSLIYSRFGNPTVMAVENKIAELEGGIGAMCTTSGQAATLLSILNICNSGDSFISMPHIYGGSINLFSFTLKKLGIECIYVEGNATEEEINNAFKPNTKAVFGETIANPSLTVFDIERFAKIAHSHKVPLIVDNTFATPILCKPFIFGADIIIHSTTKYMDGHAVQVGGAIVDSGNFDWTNGNFPDLTEPDESYHGISYTETYGKKAYIVKARMQLMRDFGMYPAAHSAFLLNLGLETLAVRMKQYCENALIVARHLKSSEQVEEVTYPGLEGDVNYALAQKYLKGASGVISFVIKGGRNAATRFMDSLELASNEVHVADIRTCVLHPASETHRQLTDEQLIAAGIEAGMIRLSVGLENVDDIISDLENAFRKIQK from the coding sequence ATGAAAGACGAAACGAAATGCCTGCACGCAGGTTATTATCCCCAGAATGCGGAGCCGCGTGTAGTACCTATAGTACAAAGCACGACGTATGTGTACGATTCAACCGCTGATGTGGCTGCGGTATTTGATGACCCGATGAAAAGCTTAATCTATTCAAGATTCGGTAATCCTACCGTTATGGCTGTTGAGAATAAAATTGCGGAGCTTGAGGGTGGAATCGGTGCAATGTGTACCACTTCCGGTCAGGCTGCAACATTGTTATCCATACTGAATATTTGCAACTCCGGCGACAGCTTTATCAGTATGCCACATATTTACGGAGGAAGCATTAATCTCTTTTCCTTTACCTTGAAAAAACTTGGAATTGAATGCATCTATGTCGAGGGAAACGCGACAGAGGAAGAAATTAACAATGCATTTAAGCCGAATACAAAAGCTGTTTTCGGTGAAACCATTGCCAATCCCTCATTGACTGTGTTTGATATTGAGCGTTTTGCAAAAATTGCGCATAGCCATAAGGTGCCGCTGATTGTCGACAATACCTTTGCAACGCCGATTCTGTGCAAGCCCTTTATATTTGGAGCAGATATCATCATTCATTCCACTACAAAATACATGGACGGCCATGCAGTTCAGGTCGGCGGAGCTATTGTTGATAGTGGAAATTTTGATTGGACTAATGGTAATTTCCCGGATTTGACCGAGCCGGACGAGTCCTATCACGGAATATCATATACCGAAACTTATGGCAAAAAAGCATATATCGTTAAGGCGCGGATGCAGCTCATGCGTGATTTCGGCATGTACCCTGCCGCACATTCCGCGTTTTTGCTCAATCTCGGTCTTGAAACCTTAGCTGTAAGAATGAAACAATATTGCGAAAACGCGCTGATTGTTGCACGCCATCTCAAAAGTTCCGAGCAAGTAGAAGAAGTAACATATCCGGGGCTTGAGGGAGATGTTAATTATGCACTGGCACAGAAATATCTCAAAGGCGCAAGCGGTGTAATTTCGTTTGTTATTAAAGGCGGAAGAAATGCAGCTACTCGATTTATGGATTCGCTTGAGCTTGCATCCAATGAAGTCCATGTTGCCGACATCCGAACCTGTGTACTTCATCCTGCAAGTGAGACGCACCGTCAGCTAACCGACGAACAGCTTATTGCGGCAGGAATTGAAGCCGGGATGATACGCTTATCCGTTGGGCTTGAAAATGTTGATGATATTATCAGTGATTTAGAAAATGCATTTCGAAAGATTCAAAAATAG
- a CDS encoding Chromate resistance protein ChrB translates to MEQNKWLVINYTLPREPSRARVSIWRKLKKIGAVSIQQSMWILPLSDENYSLLNEIKSEVFQNSGEAFVMTSSVDEDGKKIIIEQLNAARDEEYGELLEQCEEFFKEIDKEIARENFTFAEIEETEEELNKLKQWYEKITTRDSFDAPLQEKAKLMLSKCAESLNGFCDKVYEFNEKAEGLK, encoded by the coding sequence ATGGAACAAAACAAATGGCTTGTAATCAATTATACGCTGCCGAGAGAACCGTCAAGGGCGCGTGTGTCCATCTGGAGAAAACTGAAAAAAATCGGCGCTGTCAGTATCCAACAGTCAATGTGGATATTACCTTTAAGCGATGAAAATTACAGTTTGTTGAATGAGATTAAGAGCGAGGTTTTCCAGAATAGTGGAGAGGCGTTTGTCATGACATCCTCGGTAGATGAGGACGGTAAAAAAATTATAATTGAACAGTTAAACGCAGCCAGGGATGAGGAATACGGAGAATTGCTTGAACAATGCGAAGAATTTTTCAAGGAAATTGACAAGGAAATAGCAAGAGAGAATTTTACGTTTGCTGAGATCGAGGAAACTGAGGAAGAACTCAACAAGCTTAAACAATGGTATGAAAAAATTACTACAAGGGATTCTTTTGACGCGCCGCTTCAAGAAAAAGCCAAGTTAATGCTGTCAAAATGTGCGGAGTCCTTGAATGGTTTCTGCGACAAGGTGTATGAATTCAACGAAAAAGCGGAGGGATTGAAATGA
- a CDS encoding ParM/StbA family protein, producing the protein MIKLGVDNGNYNTKSSEGMLYASGYTVSDQEFITPELQLYYEGNYYAIGERRLRFQQDKTKEQDTFLLTLPAIAEAIKKAGTANAEIILGVGLPVDSYGVQKDAFRRYFLRDNISFQFEGIPYRCRIVDCKVFAQGHAALCRYYPRLKEYQSITLVDIGGYTVDILTVHNFRLERSSCASLRMGTITLYSRIQDALRKRDILLSDELVTDAIRGHIQHTDSVLIQTTVEQAVEVYCKELFNALRERGLDLRLPTVFSGGGAELLELQLYEGDLNTVEVLNRFANADGYKLLLG; encoded by the coding sequence ATGATCAAACTCGGTGTGGACAACGGAAACTACAACACCAAATCCTCGGAGGGAATGCTCTACGCCTCCGGTTATACGGTCAGCGATCAGGAATTCATCACGCCGGAGTTGCAGCTCTACTACGAGGGCAATTATTACGCCATTGGGGAACGCCGTCTGCGTTTCCAACAGGACAAGACCAAAGAGCAGGATACCTTCCTGTTGACACTGCCGGCTATCGCAGAGGCAATAAAAAAAGCCGGTACCGCCAATGCGGAGATCATCCTCGGCGTGGGGCTGCCCGTTGACAGCTATGGAGTGCAAAAGGATGCGTTCCGCAGATATTTCCTGCGGGATAACATTTCGTTTCAGTTTGAGGGGATTCCCTATCGCTGCCGGATCGTGGACTGCAAAGTGTTCGCCCAGGGGCACGCGGCGCTGTGCCGGTATTACCCCCGGCTGAAAGAATACCAGAGCATCACTCTGGTGGATATCGGCGGGTACACCGTGGATATTCTCACCGTCCATAATTTCCGGCTGGAGCGGTCAAGCTGCGCCAGCCTTCGCATGGGAACCATCACCCTCTACAGCCGTATTCAGGACGCACTCAGAAAAAGAGATATTCTCCTGTCGGACGAGCTCGTCACCGACGCCATTCGGGGACACATACAGCATACCGATAGCGTGCTGATCCAGACGACGGTGGAGCAGGCCGTCGAGGTTTACTGCAAAGAGCTGTTTAACGCCTTGCGGGAACGCGGCCTGGACCTTCGGCTCCCCACGGTATTCTCGGGCGGCGGTGCCGAACTGCTGGAACTCCAGCTGTACGAAGGCGACCTCAACACGGTAGAGGTGCTGAACCGTTTCGCCAACGCTGACGGATACAAGCTCCTGCTGGGGTGA
- a CDS encoding LysE family transporter, whose product MPTPALTALAAYMLINSFTPGPGNILTLTTITTYGWKKGKTLFFGIVCGYYCVQAICAAAIFGLSHYLSPMLTVLKYFGGGYLLWLSVHIARSRPDERSETKEPSFWTGFLLQFVNVKIYFYGMTCLTGYIVPYYDSFAALLGTEMIIATVGSLASLSWAWFGMKIQKIYKKYYKPINIILAVFLVYCAWTMVF is encoded by the coding sequence ATGCCTACTCCTGCACTAACTGCACTTGCTGCCTATATGTTAATCAATTCTTTCACGCCGGGACCGGGTAATATTCTAACACTGACCACCATTACAACATATGGTTGGAAAAAGGGGAAAACGCTATTTTTCGGCATCGTATGCGGATATTATTGCGTGCAGGCCATTTGCGCCGCTGCTATTTTCGGACTGAGTCATTACCTGTCACCGATGCTGACTGTACTGAAGTATTTTGGTGGGGGGTACCTCTTGTGGCTTTCAGTACATATTGCCAGAAGCAGACCGGATGAAAGAAGTGAAACTAAGGAACCTTCATTCTGGACAGGGTTCTTATTGCAGTTTGTGAATGTCAAAATATATTTTTACGGCATGACCTGCCTTACGGGATACATCGTACCGTATTATGACTCTTTTGCCGCTCTATTGGGTACGGAAATGATAATTGCAACCGTCGGTTCGCTTGCGTCCTTATCATGGGCGTGGTTCGGCATGAAAATTCAGAAAATTTATAAAAAGTACTATAAACCTATCAATATCATTCTTGCTGTTTTTTTGGTTTACTGCGCTTGGACTATGGTGTTTTAG
- a CDS encoding LysR family transcriptional regulator: MTLQQLKYIVTIAECGSINEAAKQLFISQPSLSNAIKEVELEAKRTLFLRTPRGMQLTEEGMEFLGYARQVLQQMDMLEGKYLNEQNGRQRFSVSTQHYTFAANALVEMVKQFGGEVYDFTLYEGTTHDIIENVKNLRSDLGIIYLSYANETVIRKLLSDNDLKFKHLFTAKPHVFLFKNHPLASKDIVTLDELENYPYITYNQGIYNSFYYSEEILSTRTVAKQIRVSDRAAVVNFIIGLNAYTISSGVFPAYLHGNDIIAVQLDVDEKIEIGTIMHKDIILNELGHIYLAALEKYAEDI, from the coding sequence ATGACATTACAACAGCTAAAATATATTGTTACGATAGCGGAATGCGGCTCCATAAACGAGGCGGCAAAGCAGCTATTTATTTCTCAACCGAGTCTCTCAAACGCCATTAAAGAGGTAGAATTGGAAGCGAAGAGAACTCTGTTCCTGCGTACTCCGAGAGGAATGCAACTAACGGAGGAGGGAATGGAATTTCTTGGCTATGCGCGTCAGGTCTTGCAGCAGATGGATATGCTGGAGGGCAAGTATCTGAATGAACAGAACGGGAGGCAACGCTTTTCCGTTTCCACGCAGCACTATACATTTGCCGCAAACGCGTTAGTAGAAATGGTAAAGCAGTTTGGCGGAGAGGTTTATGACTTTACGCTTTACGAGGGCACAACCCATGATATCATTGAAAACGTGAAGAATCTCCGCAGTGACCTTGGTATTATCTATCTGAGTTATGCAAACGAAACCGTCATTCGAAAACTGCTGTCCGACAACGACTTGAAATTCAAACATCTTTTTACCGCAAAGCCACATGTTTTTCTGTTCAAGAACCACCCGCTGGCGAGTAAGGACATCGTTACGCTTGACGAGCTTGAGAATTACCCTTACATCACCTACAATCAGGGCATATACAATTCGTTTTATTATTCTGAGGAAATCCTGTCCACAAGAACGGTGGCAAAGCAGATACGCGTGAGCGACCGCGCCGCCGTCGTGAATTTTATTATTGGCCTGAATGCTTATACGATTTCGTCTGGAGTGTTTCCAGCCTACTTGCACGGCAATGATATCATTGCTGTACAGCTGGATGTGGACGAAAAGATAGAGATAGGTACAATTATGCACAAGGATATAATTCTAAATGAGTTAGGGCACATCTACCTTGCTGCGTTAGAAAAATACGCAGAGGATATATAG
- a CDS encoding ATP-binding protein has translation MASKAKTQTAVQTDVHIQKFLDMISPSIIKFNTDHFICGNTFRCVWALREYPTSTDEQAILRHLGEKDGITLRIYTRQVTATEERKIIHNAANKNRMSRSSTSDLQQTVTAESNLQDVVTLVSSMHRNREPLLHCAVYIELTAHDPDSLKLLQTDVLTELVRSKLNVDRLLLRQQEGFLAVGPAGRNVFGSQFERVLPASSVANLYPFNYSGKTDAHGFYLGRDKFGSNIIVDFDQRDDDKTNANILILGNSGQGKSYLLKLILCNILESGKNVICLDPEHEYVDLAENFGCFVDLMNGEYQINPLEPKTWDEGGDSGDGDAPLTFRQRTKLSQHISFLKDFFRCYKDFSDRHIDVIEIMLGKLYEKWNIGDHTDFGKLSAEQYPILSDLYALIEDEYKNYDREKHQLYTQELLQDILLGLHSMCVGAESKFFNGHTNVTSSRFVVFGVKGLLQASRNVKNALLFNVLSFMSDKLLTEGNTAASIDELYLFLTNLTAIEYIRNAMKRVRKKESAVILASQNLEDFNIEGIRELTKPLFSIPTHAFLFNAGNIDKQFYMDSLQLEESEYNLIRFPQRGVCLYKCGNERYNLVVHAPEYKERLFGKAGGR, from the coding sequence ATGGCAAGTAAAGCAAAGACCCAAACCGCCGTGCAAACGGATGTCCATATTCAAAAATTTTTGGACATGATCTCGCCCTCTATAATTAAATTCAACACCGACCACTTTATCTGCGGCAACACATTTCGGTGTGTTTGGGCACTTCGTGAATATCCGACCTCCACCGACGAGCAGGCGATTCTGCGGCATCTCGGAGAAAAGGACGGCATCACCCTGCGCATCTACACCCGGCAGGTGACGGCAACCGAGGAAAGAAAGATCATTCATAACGCCGCCAACAAAAACCGCATGAGCAGGAGCAGTACCTCCGACCTCCAACAGACCGTCACAGCGGAAAGCAACCTACAGGACGTGGTAACGCTGGTGTCCTCCATGCACCGGAACCGTGAGCCGCTCTTGCACTGCGCTGTCTACATTGAATTAACCGCCCACGACCCGGACAGCCTGAAGCTCCTCCAGACCGACGTGTTGACCGAGCTGGTGCGCTCGAAGCTCAACGTGGACCGCCTTCTACTCCGCCAACAGGAGGGCTTTCTGGCGGTCGGCCCGGCAGGGCGCAATGTGTTCGGCAGCCAGTTTGAGCGCGTTCTGCCCGCCAGCTCCGTCGCCAACCTTTACCCCTTCAACTACAGTGGAAAAACGGACGCTCACGGTTTCTATCTTGGGCGGGATAAATTCGGGAGCAACATCATCGTCGATTTTGATCAACGCGACGATGACAAAACCAACGCCAACATCCTCATCCTGGGCAACAGCGGTCAGGGCAAGAGCTATCTCCTGAAGTTGATCCTCTGCAACATCCTCGAATCCGGCAAGAACGTGATCTGCCTTGATCCCGAGCATGAATATGTCGATCTGGCCGAAAATTTTGGCTGCTTCGTGGACCTGATGAATGGTGAGTACCAGATCAACCCGCTCGAGCCGAAAACATGGGACGAGGGCGGCGACTCCGGCGACGGAGACGCGCCGCTGACCTTCCGGCAGCGCACCAAGCTCAGCCAGCACATCTCCTTCTTAAAAGACTTTTTCCGCTGTTACAAGGATTTTTCCGACCGCCACATCGACGTGATCGAAATCATGCTGGGCAAACTTTATGAAAAATGGAACATCGGCGACCACACGGATTTCGGTAAGCTGTCCGCGGAACAGTATCCCATCCTCTCCGACCTGTACGCGCTGATCGAGGACGAGTATAAAAACTATGACAGAGAAAAACACCAGCTCTACACACAAGAGCTCTTGCAGGACATCCTGCTGGGGCTGCACTCCATGTGCGTCGGCGCCGAATCAAAATTCTTCAACGGGCATACCAACGTGACCTCAAGCCGCTTCGTGGTCTTTGGCGTCAAGGGACTCCTTCAGGCCAGCCGCAACGTGAAGAACGCTCTGCTTTTCAACGTGTTATCCTTCATGTCGGATAAGCTGCTCACAGAGGGCAACACCGCTGCCAGCATTGATGAGCTTTACCTCTTTTTGACCAACCTCACGGCCATCGAATATATCAGGAACGCCATGAAGCGTGTGCGAAAAAAGGAATCGGCGGTAATTCTGGCCAGTCAGAATCTTGAGGATTTCAATATCGAGGGTATCAGAGAGCTGACAAAACCCCTGTTTTCCATCCCAACGCACGCATTCCTTTTCAACGCCGGCAACATCGACAAGCAGTTTTATATGGATAGCCTACAGCTTGAGGAATCGGAATACAACCTGATCCGCTTCCCCCAACGCGGTGTCTGCCTGTATAAGTGCGGCAACGAGCGGTACAACCTTGTCGTTCACGCGCCCGAATACAAGGAGAGGCTGTTCGGAAAGGCCGGTGGGCGGTAA